The following coding sequences are from one Gadus morhua chromosome 10, gadMor3.0, whole genome shotgun sequence window:
- the LOC115551939 gene encoding zinc finger protein 782 isoform X2: protein MLINVSPSDPTLEEQLLSIMDVLAKAAVSEISQLFSDCSTTLRLQINEGLKENESLRTRMKVMRSELFSLRLQTRSNASRAASRFALARASICKPRTKALGNERSIERGATSESLRVGTPGSSHMSRHNRELRILSVHGRGEGPLAVDGHDTLVKASKLEALSSLTADHSDAKSLERSEGLGVCEELTGQQTRHTILIKEEEDIGGRMPTVEDAISERLHLDAPGSSHMSSHNGELRIRSVHGKGEGPLAVDGHDTLFNASEVEAPSPLSADHSVAKGLHCSERRVHLEERTRPRSGNKGPHCVLCGKVFSDNTKMAIHMRTHTGEKPYGCDQCKKRFRQTGNLKIHMRTHSGEKPFKCDQCMKCFSQSSNLKTHLRTHSGEKPFVCRQCKASFSDPSNLRLHMFKQCFPQEMS from the exons ATGTTAATAAACGTGTCACCGAGCGACCCAACTTTGGAAGAACAGCTTTTGTCCATAATGGACGTACTTGCGAAAGCGGCCGTATCTGAAATTAGCCAACTATTCTCGGACTGCTCGACAACTCTTCGCTTACAAATAAATGAGggcctgaaagaaaacgaatcgCTGAGGACGAGGATGAAGGTGATGAGAAGTGAGCTGTTTTCTTTGCGGCTTCAAACGAGATCAAATGCATCGCGTGCGGCAAGTCGTTTCGCCCTGGCTCGAGCCAGCATTTGCAAACCACGGACTAAAGCACTGGGGAATG AACGCAGCATAGAGCGtggcgccacctcggagagtctgcgtgtgggcaccccaggctcctcccacatgtccagacACAACAGGGAGCTGAGGATCCTGAGCGTCCATGGACGAGGGGAGGGTCCATTGGcagtggacggccatgacaccctcgtAAAAGCATCCAAACTGGAGGCTCTGAGCTCGCTGACCGCGGACCACAGTGacgccaagagcctggagcgcagCGAAGGGCTTGGCGTCTGTGAGGAGTTGACTGGGCAG CAGACCCGACACACCATTTTAatcaaggaggaagaggatattggtggacgCATGCCcactgtag AAGACGCAATCTCTGAGAGACTGCAtttggacgcccctggctcctcccacatgtccagtcacaacgGGGAGCTGAGGATCCGGAGCgtccacggaaaaggggagggcccactggcggtggacggccatgacaccctcttcaacGCATCCGAAGTGGAGGCCCCGAGCCCGCTGTCCgcggaccacagcgtggccaagggCCTGCACTGCAGCGAGCGGCGAGTCCACCTTGAGGAGCGGACTAGGCCTCGGAGCGGCAACAAGGGCCCGCACTGTGTCTTGTGTGGCAAGGTTTTTTCAGACAACACCAAGATGGCCATCCACATGCGTacccacaccggcgagaagccctacgggTGCGACCAATGCAAGAAGCGCTTCAGACAGACCggcaacctgaagatccacatgaggactcactccggggagaagcccttcaagtgtgaccaatgcatgaagtgcttcagtcagagCTCCAACCTGAAGAcccacctgaggactcactcgGGGGAGAAGCCCTTTGTGTGTCGGCAGTGCAAAGCCAGCTTTAGTGACCCAAGCAATTTGCGTTTGCACATGTTcaagcagtgtttcccccaggaaATGTCTTAG
- the LOC115551939 gene encoding zinc finger protein 782 isoform X1 — protein MLINVSPSDPTLEEQLLSIMDVLAKAAVSEISQLFSDCSTTLRLQINEGLKENESLRTRMKVMRSELFSLRLQTRSNASRAASRFALARASICKPRTKALGNERSIERGATSESLRVGTPGSSHMSRHNRELRILSVHGRGEGPLAVDGHDTLVKASKLEALSSLTADHSDAKSLERSEGLGVCEELTGQQQTRHTILIKEEEDIGGRMPTVEDAISERLHLDAPGSSHMSSHNGELRIRSVHGKGEGPLAVDGHDTLFNASEVEAPSPLSADHSVAKGLHCSERRVHLEERTRPRSGNKGPHCVLCGKVFSDNTKMAIHMRTHTGEKPYGCDQCKKRFRQTGNLKIHMRTHSGEKPFKCDQCMKCFSQSSNLKTHLRTHSGEKPFVCRQCKASFSDPSNLRLHMFKQCFPQEMS, from the exons ATGTTAATAAACGTGTCACCGAGCGACCCAACTTTGGAAGAACAGCTTTTGTCCATAATGGACGTACTTGCGAAAGCGGCCGTATCTGAAATTAGCCAACTATTCTCGGACTGCTCGACAACTCTTCGCTTACAAATAAATGAGggcctgaaagaaaacgaatcgCTGAGGACGAGGATGAAGGTGATGAGAAGTGAGCTGTTTTCTTTGCGGCTTCAAACGAGATCAAATGCATCGCGTGCGGCAAGTCGTTTCGCCCTGGCTCGAGCCAGCATTTGCAAACCACGGACTAAAGCACTGGGGAATG AACGCAGCATAGAGCGtggcgccacctcggagagtctgcgtgtgggcaccccaggctcctcccacatgtccagacACAACAGGGAGCTGAGGATCCTGAGCGTCCATGGACGAGGGGAGGGTCCATTGGcagtggacggccatgacaccctcgtAAAAGCATCCAAACTGGAGGCTCTGAGCTCGCTGACCGCGGACCACAGTGacgccaagagcctggagcgcagCGAAGGGCTTGGCGTCTGTGAGGAGTTGACTGGGCAG CAGCAGACCCGACACACCATTTTAatcaaggaggaagaggatattggtggacgCATGCCcactgtag AAGACGCAATCTCTGAGAGACTGCAtttggacgcccctggctcctcccacatgtccagtcacaacgGGGAGCTGAGGATCCGGAGCgtccacggaaaaggggagggcccactggcggtggacggccatgacaccctcttcaacGCATCCGAAGTGGAGGCCCCGAGCCCGCTGTCCgcggaccacagcgtggccaagggCCTGCACTGCAGCGAGCGGCGAGTCCACCTTGAGGAGCGGACTAGGCCTCGGAGCGGCAACAAGGGCCCGCACTGTGTCTTGTGTGGCAAGGTTTTTTCAGACAACACCAAGATGGCCATCCACATGCGTacccacaccggcgagaagccctacgggTGCGACCAATGCAAGAAGCGCTTCAGACAGACCggcaacctgaagatccacatgaggactcactccggggagaagcccttcaagtgtgaccaatgcatgaagtgcttcagtcagagCTCCAACCTGAAGAcccacctgaggactcactcgGGGGAGAAGCCCTTTGTGTGTCGGCAGTGCAAAGCCAGCTTTAGTGACCCAAGCAATTTGCGTTTGCACATGTTcaagcagtgtttcccccaggaaATGTCTTAG
- the LOC115551939 gene encoding zinc finger protein 782 isoform X4: MLINVSPSDPTLEEQLLSIMDVLAKAAVSEISQLFSDCSTTLRLQINEGLKENESLRTRMKVMRSELFSLRLQTRSNASRAASRFALARASICKPRTKALGNERSIERGATSESLRVGTPGSSHMSRHNRELRILSVHGRGEGPLAVDGHDTLVKASKLEALSSLTADHSDAKSLERSEGLGVCEELTGQQTRHTILIKEEEDIGGRMPTVDAISERLHLDAPGSSHMSSHNGELRIRSVHGKGEGPLAVDGHDTLFNASEVEAPSPLSADHSVAKGLHCSERRVHLEERTRPRSGNKGPHCVLCGKVFSDNTKMAIHMRTHTGEKPYGCDQCKKRFRQTGNLKIHMRTHSGEKPFKCDQCMKCFSQSSNLKTHLRTHSGEKPFVCRQCKASFSDPSNLRLHMFKQCFPQEMS, translated from the exons ATGTTAATAAACGTGTCACCGAGCGACCCAACTTTGGAAGAACAGCTTTTGTCCATAATGGACGTACTTGCGAAAGCGGCCGTATCTGAAATTAGCCAACTATTCTCGGACTGCTCGACAACTCTTCGCTTACAAATAAATGAGggcctgaaagaaaacgaatcgCTGAGGACGAGGATGAAGGTGATGAGAAGTGAGCTGTTTTCTTTGCGGCTTCAAACGAGATCAAATGCATCGCGTGCGGCAAGTCGTTTCGCCCTGGCTCGAGCCAGCATTTGCAAACCACGGACTAAAGCACTGGGGAATG AACGCAGCATAGAGCGtggcgccacctcggagagtctgcgtgtgggcaccccaggctcctcccacatgtccagacACAACAGGGAGCTGAGGATCCTGAGCGTCCATGGACGAGGGGAGGGTCCATTGGcagtggacggccatgacaccctcgtAAAAGCATCCAAACTGGAGGCTCTGAGCTCGCTGACCGCGGACCACAGTGacgccaagagcctggagcgcagCGAAGGGCTTGGCGTCTGTGAGGAGTTGACTGGGCAG CAGACCCGACACACCATTTTAatcaaggaggaagaggatattggtggacgCATGCCcactgtag ACGCAATCTCTGAGAGACTGCAtttggacgcccctggctcctcccacatgtccagtcacaacgGGGAGCTGAGGATCCGGAGCgtccacggaaaaggggagggcccactggcggtggacggccatgacaccctcttcaacGCATCCGAAGTGGAGGCCCCGAGCCCGCTGTCCgcggaccacagcgtggccaagggCCTGCACTGCAGCGAGCGGCGAGTCCACCTTGAGGAGCGGACTAGGCCTCGGAGCGGCAACAAGGGCCCGCACTGTGTCTTGTGTGGCAAGGTTTTTTCAGACAACACCAAGATGGCCATCCACATGCGTacccacaccggcgagaagccctacgggTGCGACCAATGCAAGAAGCGCTTCAGACAGACCggcaacctgaagatccacatgaggactcactccggggagaagcccttcaagtgtgaccaatgcatgaagtgcttcagtcagagCTCCAACCTGAAGAcccacctgaggactcactcgGGGGAGAAGCCCTTTGTGTGTCGGCAGTGCAAAGCCAGCTTTAGTGACCCAAGCAATTTGCGTTTGCACATGTTcaagcagtgtttcccccaggaaATGTCTTAG
- the LOC115551939 gene encoding zinc finger protein 782 isoform X3 has product MLINVSPSDPTLEEQLLSIMDVLAKAAVSEISQLFSDCSTTLRLQINEGLKENESLRTRMKVMRSELFSLRLQTRSNASRAASRFALARASICKPRTKALGNERSIERGATSESLRVGTPGSSHMSRHNRELRILSVHGRGEGPLAVDGHDTLVKASKLEALSSLTADHSDAKSLERSEGLGVCEELTGQQQTRHTILIKEEEDIGGRMPTVDAISERLHLDAPGSSHMSSHNGELRIRSVHGKGEGPLAVDGHDTLFNASEVEAPSPLSADHSVAKGLHCSERRVHLEERTRPRSGNKGPHCVLCGKVFSDNTKMAIHMRTHTGEKPYGCDQCKKRFRQTGNLKIHMRTHSGEKPFKCDQCMKCFSQSSNLKTHLRTHSGEKPFVCRQCKASFSDPSNLRLHMFKQCFPQEMS; this is encoded by the exons ATGTTAATAAACGTGTCACCGAGCGACCCAACTTTGGAAGAACAGCTTTTGTCCATAATGGACGTACTTGCGAAAGCGGCCGTATCTGAAATTAGCCAACTATTCTCGGACTGCTCGACAACTCTTCGCTTACAAATAAATGAGggcctgaaagaaaacgaatcgCTGAGGACGAGGATGAAGGTGATGAGAAGTGAGCTGTTTTCTTTGCGGCTTCAAACGAGATCAAATGCATCGCGTGCGGCAAGTCGTTTCGCCCTGGCTCGAGCCAGCATTTGCAAACCACGGACTAAAGCACTGGGGAATG AACGCAGCATAGAGCGtggcgccacctcggagagtctgcgtgtgggcaccccaggctcctcccacatgtccagacACAACAGGGAGCTGAGGATCCTGAGCGTCCATGGACGAGGGGAGGGTCCATTGGcagtggacggccatgacaccctcgtAAAAGCATCCAAACTGGAGGCTCTGAGCTCGCTGACCGCGGACCACAGTGacgccaagagcctggagcgcagCGAAGGGCTTGGCGTCTGTGAGGAGTTGACTGGGCAG CAGCAGACCCGACACACCATTTTAatcaaggaggaagaggatattggtggacgCATGCCcactgtag ACGCAATCTCTGAGAGACTGCAtttggacgcccctggctcctcccacatgtccagtcacaacgGGGAGCTGAGGATCCGGAGCgtccacggaaaaggggagggcccactggcggtggacggccatgacaccctcttcaacGCATCCGAAGTGGAGGCCCCGAGCCCGCTGTCCgcggaccacagcgtggccaagggCCTGCACTGCAGCGAGCGGCGAGTCCACCTTGAGGAGCGGACTAGGCCTCGGAGCGGCAACAAGGGCCCGCACTGTGTCTTGTGTGGCAAGGTTTTTTCAGACAACACCAAGATGGCCATCCACATGCGTacccacaccggcgagaagccctacgggTGCGACCAATGCAAGAAGCGCTTCAGACAGACCggcaacctgaagatccacatgaggactcactccggggagaagcccttcaagtgtgaccaatgcatgaagtgcttcagtcagagCTCCAACCTGAAGAcccacctgaggactcactcgGGGGAGAAGCCCTTTGTGTGTCGGCAGTGCAAAGCCAGCTTTAGTGACCCAAGCAATTTGCGTTTGCACATGTTcaagcagtgtttcccccaggaaATGTCTTAG
- the LOC115551939 gene encoding zinc finger protein 782 isoform X5, which translates to MSRHNRELRILSVHGRGEGPLAVDGHDTLVKASKLEALSSLTADHSDAKSLERSEGLGVCEELTGQQQTRHTILIKEEEDIGGRMPTVEDAISERLHLDAPGSSHMSSHNGELRIRSVHGKGEGPLAVDGHDTLFNASEVEAPSPLSADHSVAKGLHCSERRVHLEERTRPRSGNKGPHCVLCGKVFSDNTKMAIHMRTHTGEKPYGCDQCKKRFRQTGNLKIHMRTHSGEKPFKCDQCMKCFSQSSNLKTHLRTHSGEKPFVCRQCKASFSDPSNLRLHMFKQCFPQEMS; encoded by the exons atgtccagacACAACAGGGAGCTGAGGATCCTGAGCGTCCATGGACGAGGGGAGGGTCCATTGGcagtggacggccatgacaccctcgtAAAAGCATCCAAACTGGAGGCTCTGAGCTCGCTGACCGCGGACCACAGTGacgccaagagcctggagcgcagCGAAGGGCTTGGCGTCTGTGAGGAGTTGACTGGGCAG CAGCAGACCCGACACACCATTTTAatcaaggaggaagaggatattggtggacgCATGCCcactgtag AAGACGCAATCTCTGAGAGACTGCAtttggacgcccctggctcctcccacatgtccagtcacaacgGGGAGCTGAGGATCCGGAGCgtccacggaaaaggggagggcccactggcggtggacggccatgacaccctcttcaacGCATCCGAAGTGGAGGCCCCGAGCCCGCTGTCCgcggaccacagcgtggccaagggCCTGCACTGCAGCGAGCGGCGAGTCCACCTTGAGGAGCGGACTAGGCCTCGGAGCGGCAACAAGGGCCCGCACTGTGTCTTGTGTGGCAAGGTTTTTTCAGACAACACCAAGATGGCCATCCACATGCGTacccacaccggcgagaagccctacgggTGCGACCAATGCAAGAAGCGCTTCAGACAGACCggcaacctgaagatccacatgaggactcactccggggagaagcccttcaagtgtgaccaatgcatgaagtgcttcagtcagagCTCCAACCTGAAGAcccacctgaggactcactcgGGGGAGAAGCCCTTTGTGTGTCGGCAGTGCAAAGCCAGCTTTAGTGACCCAAGCAATTTGCGTTTGCACATGTTcaagcagtgtttcccccaggaaATGTCTTAG